Proteins encoded within one genomic window of Gallus gallus isolate bGalGal1 chromosome 1, bGalGal1.mat.broiler.GRCg7b, whole genome shotgun sequence:
- the MTERF2 gene encoding transcription termination factor 2, mitochondrial isoform X1, which translates to MAKSLFTGGIPTREGSPPRSRPSARHGGKAAPHAPTTWYGTFRSFRSAPPRPARCQGSGPARPRSAQEEPGLHSMMLRGVAHSAKDTVTFLLARSHGSSPGLKFLSFWSEVTNRSFLIHSTYTTDTKPGEENKKTIEDLHRLSVDIKKIRRVKEWVLLQEVAYVPEIARILREMGADEPAIASILERCPEAMLRSPAEVNSQRALWQLVCQKENQLIKLIEQFPDSFFATGYHENQKANILFFQELGLKNNIITRFLTSAPSIFHNPPEKNKHVIETLQRNYLSLGGSDANMKIWILKLLSQNPFILLSTSSAIQENLEFLRKSDFTDHEVLQLLSKLKGFIFQLTPSTMQKSMLFSKNVFKCSDQEFKQLVLKCPALLYYSVPILEERLEGLLKEGISIAQIRETPMVLELTTQIVQYRIKKLSALGYSIKSGNLENLNGTKKDFEANYGKIQSKKERPMFNPVAPLNIED; encoded by the exons atggCAAAGTCCTTGTTTACGGGAGGGATCCCCACCCGGGAGGGATCCCCACCCCGCAGCCGTCCGTCTGCGCGCCATGGCGGTAAGGCGGCTCCGCACGCCCCGACCACATGGTACGGTACGTTCCGTTCGTTCCGttccgctccgccccgccccgcccgctgCCAGGGTTCGGGCCCGGCGCGGCCGCGCAGCGCTCAGGAGGAGCCAG GGCTGCATTCCATGATGTTGAGAGGAGTTGCTCACAGTGCAAAAGATACAGTTACATTTCTGTTGGCAAGATCTCATGGCAGTAGCCCTGGGTTGAAGTTTTTGTCCTTTTGGTCTGAGGTAACAAACAGAAGCTTCTTAATCCATTCAACCTATACAACTGATACAAAGccaggagaggaaaataaaaaaaccatTGAGGACCTCCACAGATTGTCAgtggatattaagaaaatacGCAGAGTGAAGGAATGGGTCCTTCTCCAGGAGGTGGCCTACGTCCCAGAAATCGCCAGAATCCTACGGGAAATGGGTGCGGATGAGCCTGCCATAGCCAGTATCTTGGAACGCTGCCCAGAGGCAATGCTGCGTAGTCCTGCGGAGGTGAACTCTCAAAGAGCTCTGTGGCAACTGGTGTGCCAGAAGGAAAACCAGCTGATTAAATTAATAGAGCAGTTTCCAGATTCTTTCTTCGCTACTGGGTATCACGAGAAccagaaagcaaatattctattttttcagGAACTGGGACTTAAGAATAATATAATCACCAGGTTCTTGACAAGCGCGCCCAGTATCTTCCACAATCCACCCGAGAAAAACAAACACGTGATAGAGACGTTACAAAGGAATTATTTAAGTTTAGGAGGTTCTGATGCAAATATGAAGATCTGGATACTGAAGTTACTGAGCcaaaatccatttattttgttaagtACCTCCTCGGCAATTCAGGAAAACTTGGAATTTCTGCGAAAGAGTGATTTCACTGACCACGaagtcctgcagctgctgtccaaacttaaaggttttattttccagctcaCGCCCTCCACTATGCAGAAGAGCATGCTTTTTTCCAAAAACGTCTTTAAGTGCAGCGACCAGGAATTCAAACAACTGGTGCTGAAATGCCCAGCCCTTCTCTACTACTCTGTTCCAATTCTGGAAGAAAGACTTGAGGGATTGCTGAAGGAAGGAATTTCCATAGCGCAGATTAGAGAGACACCAATGGTGCTGGAGTTGACGACACAAATAGTTCAGTACAGGATTAAAAAACTCTCTGCTTTGGGATACAGTATCAAGAGTGGAAATCTAGAAAACCTGAATGGTACTAAGAAAGATTTTGAAGCCAATTATGGAAAGATACAATCAAAGAAGGAGAGACCGATGTTTAATCCCGTTGCTCCTCTAAACATTGAAGATTAA
- the MTERF2 gene encoding transcription termination factor 2, mitochondrial isoform X3, producing MMLRGVAHSAKDTVTFLLARSHGSSPGLKFLSFWSEVTNRSFLIHSTYTTDTKPGEENKKTIEDLHRLSVDIKKIRRVKEWVLLQEVAYVPEIARILREMGADEPAIASILERCPEAMLRSPAEVNSQRALWQLVCQKENQLIKLIEQFPDSFFATGYHENQKANILFFQELGLKNNIITRFLTSAPSIFHNPPEKNKHVIETLQRNYLSLGGSDANMKIWILKLLSQNPFILLSTSSAIQENLEFLRKSDFTDHEVLQLLSKLKGFIFQLTPSTMQKSMLFSKNVFKCSDQEFKQLVLKCPALLYYSVPILEERLEGLLKEGISIAQIRETPMVLELTTQIVQYRIKKLSALGYSIKSGNLENLNGTKKDFEANYGKIQSKKERPMFNPVAPLNIED from the coding sequence ATGATGTTGAGAGGAGTTGCTCACAGTGCAAAAGATACAGTTACATTTCTGTTGGCAAGATCTCATGGCAGTAGCCCTGGGTTGAAGTTTTTGTCCTTTTGGTCTGAGGTAACAAACAGAAGCTTCTTAATCCATTCAACCTATACAACTGATACAAAGccaggagaggaaaataaaaaaaccatTGAGGACCTCCACAGATTGTCAgtggatattaagaaaatacGCAGAGTGAAGGAATGGGTCCTTCTCCAGGAGGTGGCCTACGTCCCAGAAATCGCCAGAATCCTACGGGAAATGGGTGCGGATGAGCCTGCCATAGCCAGTATCTTGGAACGCTGCCCAGAGGCAATGCTGCGTAGTCCTGCGGAGGTGAACTCTCAAAGAGCTCTGTGGCAACTGGTGTGCCAGAAGGAAAACCAGCTGATTAAATTAATAGAGCAGTTTCCAGATTCTTTCTTCGCTACTGGGTATCACGAGAAccagaaagcaaatattctattttttcagGAACTGGGACTTAAGAATAATATAATCACCAGGTTCTTGACAAGCGCGCCCAGTATCTTCCACAATCCACCCGAGAAAAACAAACACGTGATAGAGACGTTACAAAGGAATTATTTAAGTTTAGGAGGTTCTGATGCAAATATGAAGATCTGGATACTGAAGTTACTGAGCcaaaatccatttattttgttaagtACCTCCTCGGCAATTCAGGAAAACTTGGAATTTCTGCGAAAGAGTGATTTCACTGACCACGaagtcctgcagctgctgtccaaacttaaaggttttattttccagctcaCGCCCTCCACTATGCAGAAGAGCATGCTTTTTTCCAAAAACGTCTTTAAGTGCAGCGACCAGGAATTCAAACAACTGGTGCTGAAATGCCCAGCCCTTCTCTACTACTCTGTTCCAATTCTGGAAGAAAGACTTGAGGGATTGCTGAAGGAAGGAATTTCCATAGCGCAGATTAGAGAGACACCAATGGTGCTGGAGTTGACGACACAAATAGTTCAGTACAGGATTAAAAAACTCTCTGCTTTGGGATACAGTATCAAGAGTGGAAATCTAGAAAACCTGAATGGTACTAAGAAAGATTTTGAAGCCAATTATGGAAAGATACAATCAAAGAAGGAGAGACCGATGTTTAATCCCGTTGCTCCTCTAAACATTGAAGATTAA
- the MTERF2 gene encoding transcription termination factor 2, mitochondrial isoform X2: MAKSLFTGGIPTREGSPPRSRPSARHGGKAAPHAPTTWYGLHSMMLRGVAHSAKDTVTFLLARSHGSSPGLKFLSFWSEVTNRSFLIHSTYTTDTKPGEENKKTIEDLHRLSVDIKKIRRVKEWVLLQEVAYVPEIARILREMGADEPAIASILERCPEAMLRSPAEVNSQRALWQLVCQKENQLIKLIEQFPDSFFATGYHENQKANILFFQELGLKNNIITRFLTSAPSIFHNPPEKNKHVIETLQRNYLSLGGSDANMKIWILKLLSQNPFILLSTSSAIQENLEFLRKSDFTDHEVLQLLSKLKGFIFQLTPSTMQKSMLFSKNVFKCSDQEFKQLVLKCPALLYYSVPILEERLEGLLKEGISIAQIRETPMVLELTTQIVQYRIKKLSALGYSIKSGNLENLNGTKKDFEANYGKIQSKKERPMFNPVAPLNIED, encoded by the exons atggCAAAGTCCTTGTTTACGGGAGGGATCCCCACCCGGGAGGGATCCCCACCCCGCAGCCGTCCGTCTGCGCGCCATGGCGGTAAGGCGGCTCCGCACGCCCCGACCACATGGTACG GGCTGCATTCCATGATGTTGAGAGGAGTTGCTCACAGTGCAAAAGATACAGTTACATTTCTGTTGGCAAGATCTCATGGCAGTAGCCCTGGGTTGAAGTTTTTGTCCTTTTGGTCTGAGGTAACAAACAGAAGCTTCTTAATCCATTCAACCTATACAACTGATACAAAGccaggagaggaaaataaaaaaaccatTGAGGACCTCCACAGATTGTCAgtggatattaagaaaatacGCAGAGTGAAGGAATGGGTCCTTCTCCAGGAGGTGGCCTACGTCCCAGAAATCGCCAGAATCCTACGGGAAATGGGTGCGGATGAGCCTGCCATAGCCAGTATCTTGGAACGCTGCCCAGAGGCAATGCTGCGTAGTCCTGCGGAGGTGAACTCTCAAAGAGCTCTGTGGCAACTGGTGTGCCAGAAGGAAAACCAGCTGATTAAATTAATAGAGCAGTTTCCAGATTCTTTCTTCGCTACTGGGTATCACGAGAAccagaaagcaaatattctattttttcagGAACTGGGACTTAAGAATAATATAATCACCAGGTTCTTGACAAGCGCGCCCAGTATCTTCCACAATCCACCCGAGAAAAACAAACACGTGATAGAGACGTTACAAAGGAATTATTTAAGTTTAGGAGGTTCTGATGCAAATATGAAGATCTGGATACTGAAGTTACTGAGCcaaaatccatttattttgttaagtACCTCCTCGGCAATTCAGGAAAACTTGGAATTTCTGCGAAAGAGTGATTTCACTGACCACGaagtcctgcagctgctgtccaaacttaaaggttttattttccagctcaCGCCCTCCACTATGCAGAAGAGCATGCTTTTTTCCAAAAACGTCTTTAAGTGCAGCGACCAGGAATTCAAACAACTGGTGCTGAAATGCCCAGCCCTTCTCTACTACTCTGTTCCAATTCTGGAAGAAAGACTTGAGGGATTGCTGAAGGAAGGAATTTCCATAGCGCAGATTAGAGAGACACCAATGGTGCTGGAGTTGACGACACAAATAGTTCAGTACAGGATTAAAAAACTCTCTGCTTTGGGATACAGTATCAAGAGTGGAAATCTAGAAAACCTGAATGGTACTAAGAAAGATTTTGAAGCCAATTATGGAAAGATACAATCAAAGAAGGAGAGACCGATGTTTAATCCCGTTGCTCCTCTAAACATTGAAGATTAA